A single region of the Acetivibrio cellulolyticus CD2 genome encodes:
- a CDS encoding DUF445 domain-containing protein, whose product MIEKTNIQKNSAKLKKMRFIATGLLLLMTAIYIIFKRFEETNYLCSCIVAFSEASMIGALADWFAVVALFRYPLGLKWIPHVAIIPNNKDRIGSSISDFVVTNFFTEDIIKSKLENIELTDEFISYLHQNREKIIDRAVTAFPDILSYLFEDLKLESFIKDNINKTLENQKLYPLLGRFLEVLVSSGHHRPIIKELLVCIHNYVEDNRTETLAFIGSLNKTLALPVVGDIVYRNILKILLKQIESIENNSDSDINSLLTYSLPKLVNKLKTSETLIEKGEILKGEILESELYQGYLTHVLNELKNSLVSYGENEENKLRDKVGEFFDFLMTKALNADDLKDKFDLFLKKLIIKVVVKYKAEIRNLINDTINNWEGKDMANKLEAQVGADLQYIRINGTVIGGLAGLAIHLITTVF is encoded by the coding sequence ATGATTGAAAAGACAAACATTCAAAAAAATTCTGCAAAATTAAAAAAAATGCGCTTTATAGCTACAGGGCTGCTTTTGCTCATGACTGCAATCTACATTATATTTAAGAGGTTTGAAGAAACCAACTATTTATGTTCCTGCATTGTGGCGTTTTCTGAAGCATCCATGATAGGTGCATTGGCCGACTGGTTTGCTGTTGTAGCGCTGTTCCGGTATCCGTTGGGGCTAAAATGGATACCCCATGTAGCCATAATACCAAATAACAAGGACCGAATCGGAAGTTCGATCTCAGACTTTGTTGTAACAAACTTCTTTACAGAGGATATTATTAAGAGTAAGCTCGAAAATATTGAACTGACAGATGAATTTATAAGTTATCTCCACCAAAACAGAGAAAAGATAATTGACAGGGCAGTTACTGCTTTTCCAGATATTCTAAGTTACTTATTTGAAGATCTTAAGCTGGAAAGTTTTATAAAAGACAACATTAATAAAACACTTGAAAATCAAAAACTCTATCCGCTTCTTGGAAGATTCCTTGAAGTATTGGTCTCATCAGGCCATCATCGCCCGATTATCAAGGAACTATTAGTATGTATTCATAACTACGTAGAAGATAATCGGACCGAAACACTTGCATTCATCGGAAGTTTGAACAAAACCCTTGCTCTGCCTGTTGTAGGAGATATAGTCTATAGAAATATTTTGAAAATTCTTTTAAAGCAGATAGAGAGCATCGAAAACAATTCCGATTCCGATATAAACAGCTTGTTAACGTACAGTCTGCCTAAGCTGGTTAATAAGCTCAAAACCTCAGAAACACTTATTGAAAAGGGTGAAATTTTGAAAGGCGAGATTTTAGAATCCGAACTGTATCAGGGATATTTAACCCATGTTCTAAACGAGCTGAAAAACTCTTTGGTTTCATATGGAGAGAATGAGGAGAATAAACTTAGAGATAAGGTTGGAGAATTTTTTGACTTTTTAATGACAAAAGCATTGAACGCAGATGATCTCAAAGATAAGTTTGATTTATTCCTGAAAAAACTGATAATAAAGGTAGTTGTAAAGTATAAAGCGGAAATAAGAAACCTTATAAATGACACTATAAATAACTGGGAAGGCAAAGATATGGCTAATAAGCTGGAGGCGCAAGTTGGAGCCGATTTACAATACATAAGGATTAACGGAACTGTTATAGGTGGTTTGGCAGGCCTTGCAATCCATCTTATCACTACTGTTTTTTAA
- a CDS encoding oxygen-binding di-iron domain-containing protein: MIEVKDNVYWVGIKDWDLRRFHGHELSTHRGSTYNSYIIKDEKTVLVDTVWGPYKEEFVENLDREVGLKNIDYIVINHCEPDHSGSLGYLMSKIPGTPIYCSKHGEETIKRHFHGDWNLNVVKTGDKLNIGKSDLIFVEMQMMHWPDSMLTYVTGSNVVLSNDAFGQHYSPVSLFNDQVNECELYQEAIKYFANILTPFRPLIKKKIEEIKALNLPIDIIAPSHGVIWRKNPLQIIEKYYEWSQPDYSEGNVVIVYDTMYDATKKMAEAIGEGLLKNNVPYKLYNSSITDTSDLITELFKAKAIIAGSCTVNNGPLSSISLIMEELKAHKIKGKPAAGFGSYGWSGEGAKHISETLAKNGFNVVNDPIQFKYQPTTDELNLCVEFGEKFAKSLL, encoded by the coding sequence ATGATAGAGGTAAAAGACAATGTCTATTGGGTTGGCATAAAGGACTGGGATTTAAGAAGGTTTCATGGACATGAATTATCTACTCACAGGGGTTCTACCTACAATTCATATATTATTAAAGACGAAAAGACCGTTCTTGTTGATACTGTATGGGGCCCATACAAGGAAGAGTTTGTAGAAAACCTTGACCGTGAAGTAGGTCTTAAGAATATTGATTATATTGTTATAAACCATTGTGAACCTGACCACTCTGGAAGTCTTGGCTATCTGATGTCAAAAATTCCTGGAACACCGATATACTGCTCAAAGCACGGAGAGGAAACTATAAAAAGACATTTTCACGGTGATTGGAATTTAAACGTTGTAAAAACCGGGGACAAACTAAATATCGGTAAGAGTGATCTTATTTTTGTTGAGATGCAGATGATGCACTGGCCTGATAGTATGCTTACATATGTAACAGGCTCGAATGTGGTATTGTCAAACGATGCTTTTGGACAGCACTATTCTCCTGTTTCATTGTTCAACGACCAAGTAAATGAATGTGAACTCTATCAGGAAGCTATAAAATATTTTGCAAACATACTGACACCATTTAGACCTTTGATTAAAAAGAAAATTGAAGAAATTAAGGCTTTAAATCTTCCAATAGATATTATTGCTCCAAGCCATGGTGTTATATGGAGGAAAAATCCTTTACAAATTATTGAAAAGTATTATGAATGGTCTCAGCCTGACTATAGCGAGGGCAATGTTGTAATAGTATACGATACAATGTATGATGCTACAAAGAAGATGGCAGAGGCAATTGGTGAAGGGCTTCTAAAGAACAACGTACCCTACAAACTTTATAATTCCTCAATTACTGATACCAGTGATTTGATTACCGAGCTATTTAAGGCTAAAGCTATTATAGCTGGAAGCTGCACTGTAAATAATGGTCCTTTATCATCAATTTCATTGATAATGGAAGAACTGAAGGCACACAAGATAAAAGGAAAGCCTGCAGCCGGTTTTGGAAGTTATGGCTGGAGCGGTGAGGGTGCAAAGCATATAAGTGAAACACTTGCAAAGAATGGGTTTAACGTTGTTAACGATCCTATACAGTTTAAATACCAGCCAACAACTGATGAATTAAATCTGTGTGTTGAATTTGGAGAGAAGTTTGCTAAAAGCCTTTTATAA
- a CDS encoding carbohydrate-binding protein — MYNNYIQNGVIIAPNVLAEGDKATVKYKGLLYNSGADAVYMRMGFGSGWTNETNVKMARTQEGFEAEIPVTSTDKLNLAFKDSASNWDNNSGSNYSFNVESKYL; from the coding sequence ATGTATAACAATTATATACAAAACGGAGTTATTATTGCACCAAACGTTTTAGCTGAGGGAGACAAGGCAACAGTTAAGTATAAGGGATTACTCTACAATTCCGGCGCAGATGCGGTATACATGCGTATGGGATTTGGTAGTGGCTGGACTAATGAGACAAACGTAAAAATGGCTAGAACCCAGGAAGGCTTTGAAGCAGAAATCCCTGTAACATCAACTGACAAGCTAAATTTAGCGTTTAAAGACAGTGCAAGCAACTGGGATAACAACTCTGGTTCGAACTACTCTTTCAATGTTGAGTCTAAGTACTTGTAA
- a CDS encoding homocysteine biosynthesis protein, which translates to MGYKSFDEINEKIKSGKAVVATADEIIDIVAEKGVKQAAKEVDVVTTATFGPMCSSGAFINFGHADPPIRMAKVWLNDVPAYAGIAAVDAYIGATEVSETMASTYGGAHVIEDLIAGKDIKLYAESHGTDCYPRKDITTYINKSNINQAYMFNPRNAYQNYSAATNMSDKTIYTYMGTLLPNCGNVTYSTSGQLSPLLNDPNYRTIGIGTRVFIGGAQGYVAWEGTQHNPGQKRSENGVPMGGAGTLALIGDIKQMDTRFVRAAIFEKYGISLFVGVGIPIPILDEEMLIQTAVRDKDIFTNIYDYSVPSRSRPVLRTVSYEELRSGFVELKGRKVSTAPMSSLKKAREIAELLKQQVKNGEFLISQPVASLPMENKPNSLEVRGPENEKD; encoded by the coding sequence ATGGGGTATAAAAGTTTTGATGAGATCAATGAAAAGATAAAAAGTGGCAAGGCTGTAGTTGCTACAGCTGACGAAATCATAGATATTGTAGCTGAAAAGGGTGTAAAGCAGGCAGCAAAAGAGGTTGATGTAGTTACCACTGCAACTTTTGGTCCTATGTGTTCTAGTGGAGCATTCATTAATTTCGGGCATGCAGATCCCCCAATAAGAATGGCAAAGGTTTGGCTAAATGATGTACCCGCGTATGCAGGTATAGCGGCAGTTGATGCATACATTGGAGCTACTGAGGTTTCGGAAACCATGGCAAGTACCTATGGTGGAGCTCACGTAATTGAAGATTTGATAGCTGGAAAAGATATAAAGCTTTATGCAGAAAGCCATGGTACGGATTGCTATCCGAGAAAAGACATAACAACTTACATTAATAAGTCAAATATAAACCAGGCATACATGTTTAATCCTAGAAATGCCTACCAGAACTATTCAGCTGCTACGAATATGTCTGATAAAACTATATATACTTACATGGGAACACTTCTTCCGAATTGCGGTAATGTTACTTACAGTACATCAGGACAACTAAGCCCACTGCTCAATGACCCGAACTATAGAACCATTGGTATTGGAACAAGGGTTTTTATTGGTGGTGCGCAGGGTTATGTAGCCTGGGAGGGTACTCAGCATAACCCTGGGCAGAAGAGAAGCGAAAATGGAGTTCCTATGGGTGGTGCAGGAACATTGGCACTGATTGGTGATATAAAGCAGATGGATACAAGATTTGTAAGAGCGGCAATATTCGAAAAGTACGGTATTTCTTTGTTTGTAGGAGTTGGTATACCTATACCGATTCTGGATGAAGAAATGTTAATTCAGACTGCTGTAAGAGATAAAGATATATTTACAAATATTTATGACTACAGTGTGCCTTCTAGATCTAGGCCGGTATTGAGAACTGTTTCTTATGAGGAGCTTAGAAGCGGGTTTGTTGAATTGAAAGGAAGAAAGGTTTCTACAGCGCCTATGTCAAGCCTTAAAAAGGCAAGGGAGATTGCAGAACTCTTAAAGCAGCAGGTTAAAAATGGAGAATTCCTTATTTCGCAGCCGGTTGCATCGCTTCCTATGGAAAACAAACCTAATAGTCTTGAGGTTAGGGGGCCTGAAAATGAAAAAGATTAA
- a CDS encoding NIL domain-containing protein, whose translation MKKIKVSLFYPASEVTKPITYHLIKDFDLQVNILHADISLNKVGKLVIDIIGEDCNIENGLKYIEEQGIQYKLFTKSIIWQENDCVHCGACTAVCPSGALQMDRLNWELTFDKEKCMVCELCVKACPLKVMCVSI comes from the coding sequence ATGAAAAAGATTAAAGTATCGTTGTTTTATCCTGCCTCGGAGGTTACAAAGCCTATAACTTATCACCTTATTAAGGATTTTGACCTTCAGGTTAACATTCTTCATGCCGATATCAGCTTGAACAAGGTGGGGAAACTTGTCATTGATATAATTGGAGAGGATTGTAATATAGAAAATGGTCTTAAATATATAGAAGAACAAGGAATACAATACAAACTGTTTACAAAGAGTATAATATGGCAGGAAAATGACTGTGTGCACTGTGGAGCATGTACAGCAGTGTGCCCATCCGGAGCACTTCAAATGGATAGACTGAACTGGGAACTTACTTTTGATAAGGAAAAATGTATGGTTTGCGAGCTTTGTGTAAAGGCTTGTCCTCTTAAGGTTATGTGTGTGTCTATATGA
- a CDS encoding UPF0280 family protein produces MYEERVYRDLFKGVNLKFFDVCIEETDLMIGATKELYNEALLLVKKYRSTLKDYIKENPEFLTSLVPLEPANNAPYIVKRMCDSTAQAGVGPMAAVAGAVSELVGLELLKFSDEIIVENGGDIFIKTNSKRKVGIYAGKSPLSEKIAIEIVPERTPMGICTSSGTVGHSLSFGKADAAVIMARDTFLSDAVATATGNRVKEAGDIESAIEFASGIKGVEGVLIIVGDKIGAWGDIKLTSF; encoded by the coding sequence ATGTACGAGGAAAGAGTTTATAGAGATTTGTTCAAAGGCGTCAATTTGAAGTTTTTTGACGTGTGTATTGAAGAAACCGATTTGATGATAGGTGCAACAAAAGAGCTTTATAATGAAGCTCTTTTGTTGGTTAAGAAATACAGGTCAACTCTAAAAGATTATATCAAAGAAAATCCAGAGTTTTTAACAAGCCTTGTACCATTAGAACCTGCCAATAATGCACCTTATATTGTAAAAAGAATGTGTGATTCAACAGCACAAGCAGGAGTAGGACCGATGGCAGCTGTTGCAGGGGCTGTTAGCGAACTTGTAGGACTTGAACTTCTAAAGTTTTCTGATGAAATTATTGTTGAAAATGGTGGCGATATTTTTATTAAGACCAACTCAAAAAGAAAAGTTGGCATATATGCAGGTAAATCGCCTTTAAGTGAGAAAATTGCCATTGAAATAGTTCCTGAAAGGACTCCAATGGGGATATGCACTTCCTCCGGAACGGTTGGACATTCGCTTAGCTTTGGCAAAGCAGATGCAGCTGTTATTATGGCGAGGGATACTTTTTTGTCTGATGCTGTTGCTACCGCAACGGGTAATAGAGTTAAAGAAGCTGGTGACATTGAAAGTGCAATAGAATTTGCATCGGGAATTAAAGGCGTGGAAGGTGTGTTGATTATAGTTGGGGACAAGATTGGTGCATGGGGAGATATAAAACTTACAAGTTTTTGA
- a CDS encoding DMT family protein → MSFTLPIILLVISNIFMTFAWYGHLRYKSTALPIVIVVSWLIAFVEYCFQVPANRIGSSYYTATQLKIIQEVISLSVFAVFSVLYLKESFRWNYLVSFAFILGAVFFAFKKW, encoded by the coding sequence GTGAGTTTTACGCTTCCAATAATATTGCTTGTAATATCAAATATATTTATGACTTTTGCCTGGTATGGGCATTTGAGGTATAAAAGTACTGCATTACCCATAGTTATAGTTGTGAGCTGGCTTATCGCTTTTGTAGAGTATTGTTTTCAGGTGCCTGCAAATAGAATTGGGAGTTCTTACTATACAGCGACTCAACTTAAGATCATTCAGGAAGTTATATCCCTGTCTGTGTTTGCGGTATTCTCTGTTTTGTATCTTAAAGAAAGCTTTAGATGGAACTATCTGGTTTCATTCGCTTTCATTTTGGGAGCAGTATTTTTTGCCTTCAAAAAGTGGTAA
- a CDS encoding iron-sulfur cluster assembly scaffold protein — protein MNYSHEVEGMICVKKGPNHGPAPIPEEGKWVRSKEVTDISGLSHGIGWCAPQQGCCKLTLNVKKGIIEEALVETLGCSGMTHSAAMAAEILGGKTILEALNTDLVCDAINVAMREIFKQLVYGRTQTAFSEGGLPIGAGLEDLGKGLRSQVGTMFGTKDKGVRYLEMAEGYVLGIGLDAESEVIGYKFVHLGKMMEAIRKGVDPKEAYEKNVGTYGRFDEAVKVIDPRKE, from the coding sequence ATGAATTATTCACATGAAGTGGAAGGAATGATTTGTGTTAAAAAAGGACCAAATCATGGACCGGCCCCAATTCCTGAAGAGGGAAAATGGGTCAGGTCAAAGGAAGTAACTGATATATCAGGTTTGTCACACGGTATTGGCTGGTGTGCTCCGCAGCAGGGTTGCTGTAAGCTTACCTTGAACGTTAAGAAGGGTATAATCGAAGAAGCTCTTGTTGAAACTCTTGGATGTTCAGGTATGACACACTCAGCAGCAATGGCAGCTGAAATCCTTGGAGGAAAGACAATTCTTGAAGCTTTGAATACTGACCTTGTTTGTGACGCTATAAACGTTGCAATGAGAGAAATATTCAAACAGCTTGTATACGGTAGAACTCAGACTGCATTCTCAGAAGGCGGACTCCCAATTGGAGCAGGTCTTGAAGATCTTGGTAAAGGACTTCGTTCCCAGGTTGGAACAATGTTCGGAACTAAGGATAAGGGTGTAAGATACCTTGAAATGGCTGAAGGTTATGTATTGGGTATCGGACTTGATGCAGAGAGCGAAGTTATAGGTTATAAATTTGTTCATCTTGGAAAGATGATGGAAGCTATCAGAAAGGGTGTTGACCCTAAGGAAGCTTATGAAAAGAACGTTGGAACATATGGAAGATTTGATGAAGCCGTAAAAGTAATAGATCCAAGGAAAGAATAA
- a CDS encoding GGGtGRT protein: MIRFEGYERRIDGLNKCLAEYGFKDLEEVRDLCLSKGIDVDKIVKGVQPIAFENAVWAYTLGCAIALKKGIKNAADAAETIGIGLQAFCIPGSVADSRKVGIGHGNLGAMLLREETKCFCFLAGHESFAAAEGAIGIAKTANKVRKEPLKVILNGLGKDAAYIISRINGFTYVKTEYDYYTGDLKVAEERAFSKGDKSKVRVFGADDVNEGVAIMAMEKVDVSITGNSTNPTRFQHLVAGTYKKWAGENGKKYFSVASGGGTGRTLHPDNMGAGPASYGLTDSMGRMHGDAQFAGSSSVPAHVEMMGLIGMGNNPMVGATVAVAVAIEEASK, from the coding sequence GTGATTAGATTTGAAGGTTATGAAAGAAGAATAGATGGATTAAATAAATGCTTGGCTGAGTATGGTTTCAAAGACCTTGAAGAGGTTAGAGATCTTTGCTTATCCAAAGGAATAGATGTTGATAAGATAGTTAAGGGCGTACAGCCAATAGCTTTTGAAAATGCAGTATGGGCATATACTTTAGGTTGTGCTATAGCTTTGAAAAAGGGTATAAAGAATGCTGCTGATGCAGCTGAAACTATCGGAATAGGCTTACAGGCTTTCTGTATCCCAGGTTCTGTTGCAGATAGCAGAAAAGTTGGTATAGGACATGGTAACCTTGGTGCAATGCTATTAAGAGAAGAAACAAAATGCTTCTGCTTCTTAGCAGGCCATGAATCCTTTGCAGCTGCAGAAGGTGCTATAGGTATAGCAAAGACTGCAAACAAAGTTAGAAAAGAACCATTAAAGGTTATCCTTAATGGACTTGGTAAGGATGCAGCTTACATAATCTCAAGAATAAACGGTTTCACATATGTGAAAACTGAATATGATTACTATACAGGAGATTTGAAAGTTGCTGAAGAAAGAGCCTTCTCAAAAGGTGATAAGTCAAAAGTTAGAGTGTTTGGTGCTGACGATGTAAATGAGGGTGTTGCTATAATGGCTATGGAAAAAGTTGACGTTTCTATCACTGGGAATTCAACTAACCCAACAAGATTCCAGCATCTAGTTGCAGGTACATATAAGAAATGGGCCGGTGAAAACGGTAAGAAGTATTTCTCAGTTGCATCAGGTGGTGGAACAGGTAGAACACTTCACCCTGATAACATGGGTGCAGGTCCTGCTTCCTATGGTTTAACAGACTCAATGGGAAGAATGCACGGAGATGCTCAGTTTGCAGGTTCATCTTCAGTTCCTGCTCACGTTGAAATGATGGGATTGATAGGTATGGGTAACAATCCTATGGTTGGAGCAACAGTTGCAGTAGCCGTTGCAATTGAAGAAGCAAGCAAATAA
- a CDS encoding Tad domain-containing protein, giving the protein MNIPSLFKSKKGTTFVFFAIILTVIVAFAALSVDVGVIAFEKAKLSNTVDAAALAGAQELVTNVSNTNNVVNNYIAKNNSGLNESTIIVNESERSVKVTSSKTVENNFAKVFGNNSQDVIATAKAKVENISALNGCRPIAVIKQTFVYGNIYVLKEGASDGYNGNYAAIALGGNGGSTYEDNLLNGYSGTIRVGDKIPTETGVIAQKTFTSIQTLVSRCNHTPPCTYNYYNKNCSRIIFIPVVNTLYVNGKKYVDVVGFATFFLEGAVNSGGQADIIGRFITYHADGETSPDINDYGTYGIKLVK; this is encoded by the coding sequence ATGAATATACCATCACTATTTAAAAGCAAAAAAGGAACAACGTTTGTATTTTTTGCAATCATACTAACTGTTATAGTAGCATTTGCAGCACTATCGGTCGATGTTGGAGTAATTGCCTTTGAAAAAGCCAAGCTTTCAAACACAGTGGACGCAGCTGCCCTTGCTGGAGCTCAGGAATTGGTAACCAATGTCTCCAATACCAACAATGTAGTTAATAACTACATAGCCAAAAACAACAGTGGACTGAATGAATCAACTATAATCGTTAATGAATCTGAACGCTCCGTTAAAGTTACAAGCAGTAAAACAGTAGAAAACAATTTTGCAAAGGTTTTCGGAAACAATTCCCAGGATGTGATAGCAACAGCTAAGGCAAAGGTCGAGAATATCTCTGCCTTAAACGGGTGCAGACCAATTGCGGTTATAAAGCAGACCTTTGTCTACGGAAATATATATGTTTTAAAGGAAGGCGCCAGCGACGGTTACAACGGTAATTATGCAGCTATTGCCCTTGGAGGCAACGGCGGTTCAACTTACGAAGACAATCTGCTAAATGGTTATAGCGGTACAATAAGAGTAGGAGATAAAATACCTACTGAAACAGGAGTTATTGCTCAAAAAACATTTACTTCTATCCAAACATTGGTCTCCAGATGTAACCACACTCCTCCATGTACTTATAACTATTACAATAAGAATTGCTCAAGAATAATATTTATTCCTGTTGTAAACACTCTATATGTCAATGGTAAGAAATATGTAGACGTTGTAGGTTTTGCAACCTTTTTTCTTGAAGGAGCAGTAAATTCAGGCGGCCAAGCCGATATTATCGGAAGGTTCATAACATACCATGCAGACGGCGAAACATCTCCGGACATAAATGACTATGGCACTTACGGAATAAAGCTTGTTAAATAG
- the proB gene encoding glutamate 5-kinase translates to MSDIELRKELNKSKRIVVKVGTSTLTYENGRINFTRIDKLVRVLADLANQGKEVVLVTSGAIGVGVSKLKLQSKPKTLREKQAVAAVGQLELMHIYDKFFSEYGHVVGQILLTRDVVENHSGREHVINTFETLIEKGIIPIVNENDSVAVDEIESGVNRVFGDNDTLSAIVGELVSADLLIILSDIDGFYDSDPRKNSSSKMISVIKEITPEIEKCAGGVGSARGTGGMVTKLTAAKIATAAGIDMVIANGVDPNVIIEIINGEDVGSVFLHKEGSRK, encoded by the coding sequence ATGAGTGATATTGAGTTGCGTAAGGAATTGAATAAATCGAAGAGAATAGTAGTCAAGGTTGGTACTTCTACGCTGACATATGAAAATGGTAGGATAAATTTTACCAGGATTGACAAACTCGTAAGGGTATTGGCTGATCTTGCAAATCAGGGGAAGGAAGTTGTGTTGGTCACTTCTGGAGCTATCGGGGTTGGAGTAAGCAAGCTTAAGCTGCAAAGCAAGCCAAAGACGTTGAGGGAGAAGCAAGCAGTTGCTGCTGTTGGGCAGCTTGAGCTTATGCATATATACGATAAGTTTTTTTCTGAATATGGGCATGTAGTTGGACAGATACTTCTTACGCGTGATGTGGTTGAAAACCATTCAGGAAGAGAGCATGTTATAAATACTTTTGAGACTTTGATTGAGAAAGGGATTATTCCGATTGTTAATGAGAACGATTCTGTGGCTGTCGATGAGATTGAATCAGGGGTTAACAGGGTTTTTGGAGATAATGATACTTTATCTGCCATAGTTGGAGAGCTTGTAAGTGCAGATCTACTCATAATATTATCGGATATTGACGGTTTCTATGACTCTGACCCTAGAAAAAACAGTAGTTCCAAGATGATATCGGTAATAAAGGAAATTACACCTGAGATAGAAAAGTGCGCCGGTGGTGTAGGCTCAGCAAGAGGAACAGGTGGAATGGTCACAAAACTTACGGCAGCAAAGATAGCAACAGCAGCTGGAATTGATATGGTAATTGCAAACGGTGTAGATCCGAACGTAATAATTGAGATTATTAACGGAGAAGATGTAGGTTCTGTATTTTTACATAAAGAGGGATCAAGGAAATAA
- a CDS encoding response regulator transcription factor produces MIRILIAEDMQMLRESLKFMIESDGEMQVVALAQNGKEALSLCEKESPDVVVMDLKMPGLDGFEATKFIKSRYPNTKVIALSTFNDEASVSKAVKSGVDGFITKDLGLAELHQSIKSIYLGLRVFQNLSRTGGAKKSYCSAEREALEFNLTDREIEIIKHISDGKSYKEIGEVIHLSEGTVRNMVYELLGRFNLNDRIQLAVFAVKNNII; encoded by the coding sequence ATGATTAGGATTCTCATAGCAGAAGATATGCAAATGTTGAGGGAAAGCTTGAAATTTATGATTGAAAGTGATGGAGAAATGCAGGTAGTTGCTCTTGCACAAAATGGCAAAGAGGCTTTATCTCTATGCGAAAAGGAATCTCCAGATGTAGTGGTCATGGATTTAAAGATGCCAGGGTTGGATGGTTTTGAAGCTACTAAATTTATTAAGTCAAGATACCCAAACACAAAAGTAATTGCTCTATCAACCTTCAATGATGAGGCAAGTGTTTCAAAGGCAGTCAAATCTGGAGTAGATGGATTTATTACAAAAGATCTGGGCCTCGCAGAACTTCATCAGTCCATAAAAAGTATTTATTTAGGACTGAGGGTATTTCAAAATCTTTCAAGAACTGGCGGTGCAAAAAAGTCATATTGTAGTGCTGAAAGGGAAGCATTGGAATTTAACTTGACTGATAGGGAAATTGAAATCATTAAACATATTTCAGATGGTAAAAGCTATAAAGAGATTGGGGAAGTTATCCATCTTTCAGAGGGAACCGTAAGAAATATGGTCTATGAGCTCCTTGGACGATTTAATCTGAATGACAGAATCCAGTTGGCTGTTTTTGCAGTAAAAAATAATATCATTTAA
- a CDS encoding sensor histidine kinase has translation MIVDYEGNISYFNQYLSDILTDKCKVRLEMDASEISLFLSLNAKYQEDGKKVIEAISKGDFERLKCEVELDSKQFQLYYQPLFEERSLIGWVISFIDISEQKMIQNKLNEQNQKLSDTNAKLLVHAKTVEELTAEKERNKIAAEIHDSQGHCLSLLIALLEVGNLTLENDISMAKDKFKLASEVAKQGLAELRNTVSNFAAVNLSGNRLIESIKSMAEGFMAVGINIDFSIRGNPPESLSEEISTVIYYTCREALTNSLRHGEASNVNVMLNLSEKVINIYIFDNGKGCISILKGNGLKGMESRISSINGRISFGSGGEKGFSIHAEIPV, from the coding sequence ATGATTGTTGATTATGAAGGTAATATATCATATTTCAATCAGTATCTATCAGATATATTAACTGATAAATGCAAGGTTAGACTAGAAATGGATGCTTCAGAGATATCACTGTTCCTTTCTTTAAATGCCAAATATCAAGAGGATGGAAAAAAGGTGATTGAGGCAATCAGTAAAGGAGATTTTGAAAGACTAAAGTGTGAAGTGGAACTTGATTCCAAACAGTTTCAGCTATATTATCAGCCCCTTTTTGAAGAAAGGTCTTTGATCGGTTGGGTAATTTCATTTATTGATATCAGTGAACAAAAAATGATTCAGAATAAATTGAATGAACAAAACCAAAAACTGTCTGATACTAATGCGAAGCTTTTGGTACACGCCAAAACTGTAGAAGAGCTAACCGCTGAAAAAGAAAGAAATAAGATAGCAGCGGAAATTCATGACTCCCAGGGACATTGTCTATCTCTGCTCATTGCCTTGCTCGAAGTTGGGAATCTGACACTGGAAAATGATATAAGCATGGCGAAAGATAAATTTAAACTTGCCTCTGAAGTAGCAAAACAAGGCCTTGCCGAACTCAGGAATACAGTTTCAAACTTTGCAGCAGTGAATCTTTCAGGAAACCGTCTCATTGAATCAATCAAATCAATGGCTGAAGGATTTATGGCAGTGGGAATTAATATTGATTTTTCAATTCGCGGTAATCCGCCTGAAAGTTTGTCCGAGGAAATCAGTACAGTAATATATTATACCTGTCGCGAAGCTCTTACCAATTCTTTAAGACATGGTGAGGCAAGTAACGTAAATGTGATGCTTAATTTGAGTGAAAAAGTTATAAATATCTATATATTTGATAATGGCAAAGGTTGTATTTCGATCTTAAAAGGTAATGGCTTAAAAGGTATGGAAAGCAGAATATCCTCAATTAATGGCAGGATTTCTTTCGGCTCAGGAGGTGAGAAAGGTTTCAGTATTCACGCAGAAATACCAGTATAG